The following is a genomic window from Helicobacter sp. NHP19-003.
AACCCAACTGCCCTACGCCACACTCACCGCCGCATGCGCCATGCTCGCCTTTTTAGTGGCAAGCCTCACGCTCTCTAAAACCATAGGCTTTTTAGTGGGCTTAGGCCTACTTGCCGGGCTGTTTTATTTCTTAAAAACTCTGTTTAAATAACTTTTGGTAACAAACCCACGCCCTTTTGAGTGCCTCTGGGGCAAAGGGGCATGGGCGTTAATCTTTGGGGGCTAAACTTCCCTTATCTCACTTAAAGAAAGGGATTGCGATGAGCGTTTATAAAGACAAGAGCCAAATTTTTAAAGCCCGCTATGAAAACTACATGGGCGGAGAGTGGGTCAAACCCGCTAAAGGGCAGTATAAGGCAAATAAAACCCCCATCAATGGAGAGGTGCTTTGTGAAGTACCCTTGTCTAGCAGCGAGGACATTGAAAAGGCATTAGATGCCGCCCACAAGGCTAAGGACACTTGGGCAAACACCCCCATTCAAGAGAGGGCAAATGTCCTTTTAAAGATTGCCGAGCGCATGGAGGCAAATTTAGAAAAGCTCGCCTACACCGACACTTGGGACAATGGCAAGCCCATTAGAGAAACCTTAAATGCAGATATACCCCTAGCCATCGATCAATGGCGTTACTTTGCCAGCTGTATAAGGGCACAAGAGGGGGGCATTAGCGACATTGCCCCCGATCTAGTCGCCTACCACTTCCACGAACCGTTGGGCGTGGTGGGGCAAATCATCCCTTGGAACTTCCCCCTGCTGATGGTTTCTTGGAAATTAGCCCCCGCTTTAGCAACGGGCAATGCGGTGGTGTTAAAACCCGCCTCGCCCACGCCCGCTAGCGTGTTGGTATTAATGGAGCTTATCGGGGATTTAATCCCCCCGGGGATCGTCAATATCGTCAATGGCAATGGGGGGCAAATTGGCAAACACCTAGCCACCAGCCCCAAAATCTCTAAAGTCGCTTTCACGGGCTCTACGGCGGTGGGGCGGCAAATCATGCAATTTGCCACAGAAAACATCATCCCCTGCACCTTAGAGCTTGGGGGCAAGAGCCCGAATATTTTCTTCCCCGACATCTACGAGCACGAAGACGCGTTTTTAGACAAAGCCATTGAGGGCTTGGTGCTCTTTGCGCTCAATCAAGGCGAGGTTTGCACCTGCCCCTCACGCGCCTTAATCCACGAAAAAATCTACGATAAATTCATGGCAAAAGTCCTAGAGAGGGTGAAGGCCATTAAAGTGGGTAACCCCCTAGACTTAGACACGATGATGGGCGCACAAGTCGATGAAAACCAAGTGCACACCATTTTAAACTATATGCAAGTGGCGAAAGAAGAGGGGGCAGAGTGCTTGATTGGCGGGGGCAAGAACCACATCAGTGGGCTTGAAAATGGCTGTTATGTTGAGCCCACGATCTATAAAGGGCATAATAAAATGCGTATCTTTCAAGAGGAAATCTTTGGCCCCGTGCTTGCGGTAACG
Proteins encoded in this region:
- a CDS encoding aldehyde dehydrogenase family protein, coding for MSVYKDKSQIFKARYENYMGGEWVKPAKGQYKANKTPINGEVLCEVPLSSSEDIEKALDAAHKAKDTWANTPIQERANVLLKIAERMEANLEKLAYTDTWDNGKPIRETLNADIPLAIDQWRYFASCIRAQEGGISDIAPDLVAYHFHEPLGVVGQIIPWNFPLLMVSWKLAPALATGNAVVLKPASPTPASVLVLMELIGDLIPPGIVNIVNGNGGQIGKHLATSPKISKVAFTGSTAVGRQIMQFATENIIPCTLELGGKSPNIFFPDIYEHEDAFLDKAIEGLVLFALNQGEVCTCPSRALIHEKIYDKFMAKVLERVKAIKVGNPLDLDTMMGAQVDENQVHTILNYMQVAKEEGAECLIGGGKNHISGLENGCYVEPTIYKGHNKMRIFQEEIFGPVLAVTTFKDEKEALEIANDTMFGLGAAIWTRDINRAYRVGRAIKAGRVWTNCYHLYPAHAAFGGYKQSGIGRECHKMMLEHYQQTKNILVSYSPNKLGFF